In Mesoplodon densirostris isolate mMesDen1 chromosome 15, mMesDen1 primary haplotype, whole genome shotgun sequence, the DNA window aataaaatctgccaATTTCTATAAACTTACAAAAAATTGTGAAGAAACCTTATTTTCTTTAAAGCCGAGTTCCACGTAAAACATGGCCATGTAGATGAAAACTGTTCACAGGGCTAGTTCCTTTATAATTAAGCTTTGATTTTTGTAGATGAAAAATGGTATTAATCACTTATAGATACATTAATATGCATTGTTGGAGAGCTTTTGGTACCCCTcaaagtaaaacttaaaaaaataaaaaataaaaaaaataaaaaaataaaataaagcttgtATCCATTTCTACTGAATTTAGACACAGCACGGGTTTAATTAATCAGATGTTTATATAGTGACCATATAATCCATCTCCTTTGGGAAGTTAGAGAAATTTGTTCAATGGCTGAAACACAGATAATTTAGATTGTTAGAGAGTTTAGCACCAATCTGGAATACTGGGAAAGGGGCTGACCAAATCAGAGGCCTCATCTGGGTCTAGCTCAGCTGACATAGCAACCAGCTAAGTGACCCAAGTTAGAAAAAACCATGTGCCTCAGTCTCATCATCtattaaaaaaaggcaaaaaagatgCCTGTTTGACCCATATTATGGAGTGCTGGAGGATGAGGTTCAAATGAGAAAACCCTGTGGaaacataaattaatttaatcttGGTTAAGTCTTGCTTTCTGGGGCTCCCCAATTTATCACGCTTAATATTTCTAAGTGTGTCTACAAACACAGCAAACCTCTAAGCTCTAAGCCAAGGATATATATGATGTTAAGGCACTTTTAGAGCCAATGAGAAAAAAAGTTCCCACAAACACCACCCCTACCACTTCAATTAaaacaatagggacttccctggtggtgcagtggttaagaatctgcctgtcaacaatgcaggggacacgggtttgatccctggtccaggagggtccAACATGCCGCATAGCAAgtgggcctgtgcaccacaactactgagcctgcgagccacaactactgagcccgcatgccacaactactgaagcccgtgcacctagagcccgtgctccacaacaagagaggctaccGCAATGAGAgggctgcgcaccgcaacaaggaatggcccccgctcgccgcaactagaaaaagtctGCGTgtagcaacaaggacccaatgcagccaaaaataaataaaatttaaaaaaaaattaaatctttaaaatacagggacttccctggtggcgcagtggttaagaatccacctgccaatgcagaggacacgggttcgatccctggtccgggaagatcccacatgccatggagcaacaaagcccgtgcgccacaactaccgagcctgtgctctagagcccgtgagccacaactactgagcccacatgccacaactactgaagcccacgtgcctacagcctgtgctctgcaacaagagaagccaccgcaatgagaagcccgcacaccgcaacgaagaatagcccccgctcgctgcaactaaagaaagcccgcgtgcagcaacaaagacccaatgcagccaaaaataagtaaataaataaattaaaaaataaaataaaataaaatacacacacacacacacatatatataattaaattaaaagtaaactaaaaaataaaataaatgaaatgtcagaTACAGGATctaagggagagagaaaatattccccactagaaaacagaaaagtcaGGTGGGAAAGAGTTCTGGAAGAGGGAAAAGGGTCATATGGTCATTCACCTTCACAGGGTGAAATGAATAACTACCCTCCATGCTACCTTAGGACTGGACATAGTTTAGAGAAGATAACATGATTTAAAACTGAGTGTTACAGACACAGAGCAGAGTTTGTTGTAGAGGCAAACAAACTATGCAACAGAAGCAGTGCACCATCATTTAAGACAATTTGATTCATCATGTTGTACTTTTATGGCTGCCTGATAAGAAGTGAACATTTTCCTGTTTACCTACAGGACAAGAACTCACAATCAGCCACATTCAGGTTCTGGGGTGCCTTTCTGAAGGccttttatttagttagttttctGCTAAGATGCTGGGTAACTTCACAGTATGCCCCAGAAGCTTTTCAATGACAGAATGATTCTGCATGAGAGACTCTGCCCAGACATACAAACAAGGCCTCTCCCAGGCCGTTTGGAATTTTAAGGCTTTTTTGGTGTTGAAGTTTTAAACTACAGCAATGATAAGGGCAAACTAAATAATgtttaaagtttctgtttatcCAGAGGGTTATAAATAGGAGGATTTCTCTATTATATCTAAAGCAGATCTTTAGGGATGTAACTcccaaattctttttcttctctcatttcctATTAGAAGGTAAAATGATATTGGTGAAATTATTTTCAACTATTCTCAGTGGTTAAACCACAAGAACTCTTTTCCAGTTCACTTAAAATTCTATAAATTCTATAGCTATAATATGTAAATGCCAATCTCTGAAGCTTCTCTGctccagaaagaaacacagaggtTCCTAAACTAGACTTGGTGATGCCTatgtaattaattagtttatttaaaaagtatttcttctGTATCCTTTACACACTAACCACTGAGTTAGGTGCAGGCTGTTGTAATACCTTGTGAACAAGTAATAGTTACAAGTCACAAGTCACTACTTATAGTAATGGGGTATGTTCTTTGCAAGGTGAgggcaagaggagaaaaggagagattcAAGACTTAATGGTTCACAGAACTAAATGGACAGAACAAAGGAAGGTATAAAATAAAGGGTTCTGCAAGAAATCTAGATCCTTCAGGAAAATTAGAGGGGGCTACACTCCAGAATTACTGCTGCATGTTCTTAGCAGAGATTTGGCAATAAACAGGAAATGCAGACACAGACTCTGAGCCCTGCATTTTCAGGAgcgccctttcctctccccaatgGTAGGATGCAAACATGGGACTTCAGCAAAGAACAGGGGATGGATTTTACCTGCTCATGGTGCCCAGAGGTGGCTGCCGCTTGCCGTGAGAGGAATCAAGAGCAGAGATTTCGAAGGGGCAGGCAGAAGGCCCGTGCTGGCTCCAAATGGACAGTACTCGGCCCACCGAGTAGGGCAGAGAACAGAAGACCTTGTCTGCTATGGAGGTGGGAGACCGTAACCCTTTCAGACCCTGGGTAAACTGGGTCAGGAAGAGCCTCTGCATGGTGGGCATGTGGCTGGAGCAGCTCCGTTTTTTCGTCCAGATTCGGTAACATCCCGGGGAACAAAGTGCTAGGAGTGTGTGAAGGCCAAGCACGGAGCAGCCCGCTCTGGTCTGGACTATGGCGGTGGCTCCATGGTCTTGGAGAGGAACTGGAGGCTGCAGTGGAGGCTGGGTGTCTCCTTGACAGTAGAGGCCAGGGTCTTCCCTGAACGTGGCCACCCCAGGGCAGTTGTGggccaagaagaaagagaaggtccACTTGGGAGGTGAAGACGGGCACCGGCGGGCCTCTCCTAAGGCGAGCCTCGCGGGTGCACAGTGCTCGGGAAAAGTCCTTGGGGACTCGGTCCCGCACTCGGAGCCCGACTTCACGTGAAAGGATATTGGGAAGATTTCAGAACCAAACAACAGGGATGGCATCTTGTTGCTCGAATCTATGAAGCTCATTTTGATGGATTCGAGCGAATAAAGCATCAAGGGTTTACTGTTAGGCCTCCTGTCCCAATCACTACGTGCCAACCATGGATTCAGCTGTGTTGTGCTGTAGGAAAACCCATCCAGGAGCCTTTTGTATCTGAGCCGCTTGTAGCTTTTAGCCACTGGAAGAAGGTCAGAGGAACACCGCCGATACCGTAGCTTCTGGGTCTTTGTGGCCGGGGCCAGTCTGGAGGCAAGGATGGACAGCTTGCTGAATAAGGCTGATTCTTTGGTAGGCTTCTGAACATTCAGGCTATGCAAGGGCTGGCTTGGAGTGGCCTTCTGCTTTGGTACGTGGCTAACAAGGCTCCTGGCAGGGGCTGTTTCAGGTTCCAGTTGCGTGGGTGCAGACACAGCATGTGAACTGAGAAATCTGTGTGCGTTTGTGGGGATGGTTTCAGAGGAGctctttaaaaatgcagaatttctgattttacttattttcctCCCCGTGTTGACTAGTTCCTGGAAGGAAACTTTCTTACACATTCGGTGGGGCTGCTTCTTTAAGGGAAGCACTCCTTTCTGATGTGAAGTGTTCCCAAAGGCACCATGTAGTTCATCACGCCCAGTGGAGTTGGGGTCTTGTGCTTTCCGGGGGGCATCACGGAGGTAAGGGCCTGCGCACGACTCAATGTCCTTTTTTGATGGGCGACACAAGCTTTCCTCCTTTGGGTCTTTCAGCTTCTGAAACCCTGCAGCAGTGTTGCCTGTGGCTGGCTTTGCTAGGGTGATTTCTTTCACCACGGTGGGCTCAGCTTTGCAATCCTTAGATTGGCTCTTACTTTGCGCCTCATCTGACAACATATTAGATGATGTGCATCGTTCCAAAGCTGAATGTGCTTCTTTTTGATGCATCTGTTCCTCTTCGTTATAGTCCAAAACCTTCTGGCTCTGTTGGTCCTCAGCATCACGTGGCATCCTCGGGGGGTTAAGATGGGTCTGAGACACCCGGCTCATGTTATCACCATGAACACCTTCTCTGACAGTCATCTCTTCGAACTCCTCCACAGCAGGAAACTGACCCCGTGGTCCCCTCTGGTGTTCTgcagtttcttctcttttcactTCGGTTTCTGTTTCCATCGTCAAAGGCAAACTTTCCGCAATGAGGGCTGTGCTGCTTTCTTCGCTAGGATTACTCTTATCCCTTGGTGCTCTTCCTTTCATCTCAGGCAGGACCATGCAGTCCTTTACATTCTCACAGGGCATTTCACCATCTTTTGGTTTAAAAAGGTTTTTCAGGTCAGTTTCCTCACTATTCATAactgtttctgatttttcttgAGAAAACGGATGCAAAGGAATTATCTCAGTGGATGTCAGGCTTCCCGGGGGAACAGAGTTCTCATCTTGGTGTCCagaagatgtcagttcttctgaagaaattccaatggcatttccCTTGTCGTGCTCGGAATTTATTTCTACTCTTGATCCTTCAATCATTCCTTGTGTTTCTCTCAGAGATCCTTCTTTAGCTTGCTGTTCAAGATGAATATAATTTAAAGACACATTTATTCTATCCAATACTCTTACATTTGGTTTATGATCTGCCACAGACCCTGTCTCAGGGGCACAAGAGTCTGGACACACTTCCATTTCACAGTCTTGTAACAATCTGCATACTTTCTCTTCACGTGATTTTTTAATTTCGAGAGAGTCTGCTGTCGAGGAAGTAGCATCTTGGGAATCTGAATCCTGGTTGATCCTTCCCATAAATGCAGCAATAGGCTCTCCCCTTTGTGACAGCACACTCCTTGAGGTTTCCTGTAACGCTGGCCCATCCTGCCTTGCACCCCCATCAAGAGTACTAGATGCCCTTATGTCCAGAACGCCTTCTGTGCCCTTATCACTACAGCCTGTGGAGACCATGTCTGCCATACCGTCTATGGGCTCCTCACAACCAGAAATCCTTTCAAAGGTCCCTTTCTTCAGGCTTCCACCAGACGATGAGCTGTTATTGCCTGAACCGACTGGCAGATCCTTCAGGCCGTGGTTCACCTCTCCATTAGGCTCTGCGACCACCTCTCTCTGGTCGCTGCCTAGTGTCTCCTTAGCTGGGTTATCTTCACTTCTGCATTCAGGGTTATCTTCACTTCTGCATTCATTGGATCTGTTTGGGTTACTCTGGCAGCCGAGGGCTTCATCTGCCTTCTGCTCAGGAGTTTCAGCTGCTTGGTTCATGTTTTTAACAGCAGAGAACGTAACAGTAGGAAACTGGTCCAACAATTTTTCAGGACTTGGAATGTTTGCAGGTTGGTTTAATTCCTGTGCAGCACAATCACAGATGTTATGTTTACACAACACAGTCTCTTTGGGTGTgtcctgttctttttcttctagcCCTTCCTCGCTGGGATGGATGTGACAGGTGGTGTGGATGGTCCTGTTTGGAGCTTCACTATTTAACATGCTTGCCGTCATTTCGTTTCTGATCTTACCTCCTGGAAGGCTGCCTTCAGTTTCTCCCCCATCTGGCTCACTTTCCGCCGATGTACAACTCACTTTATGGATGCAACTTTCCACAGAGGCTTCTCTCCCTTGGGGGCGGTGATCACTGTGCTGAAATGCATTTTCATACTTGGTTATCCGACAGTTCTCAACTCCCAGGATGGTTTCGCTGGGCTCCAGGGCAGCACGGGCAGAACATGCGCTCTCCTCTGGGACGTTTTTTCTTACACAAGGGCAGCTAGAGAGATTCCGAGATGGAATGCTTCGACATTCCATGGCAGAGACCTCTCGAGGCAAGCCTGCTGCTTCTTCCTGATTTGAGAGAAGTCTGGAATGCAGACCTTCTTCTGCTCCTGAATCAGctgtttcagtttttctttctagGCTTTCTGATTTGCTGTTTAAGGTGGGGTTGTTTGCAGAGGCACCACAGGTTTTGTCACCTGGTGGAGAGATGTCTTTCATTTCTGTCTTTACAGGAACAGTCTGGGTACCAGCAGTGACATCTGCTCCATCCTCTGACGGAGGGTGCTGGCTCCGTCGGGAGCCCTCGCTCTCTGCTACAGGCATCTCTTTGTCAGTTGGCAACTTCACGTGGTTTTGAGAATTAAGGGACACTTGATTTAAAACACATTCACTTCCTATTTTGTTTACAGCTAGTTCGTTGGCATAAGGAAGTTCATTCACCTCCCATGCAGCGCTCTGTTTATCTAAATGGGGACCATCGTCCTGGGAGTTCTGTACAGCTATTTCTGACTCAGGTCTGTCATCAAATTCTAGGGCTGGCAGTAACGGAGCAATGTCTTTCTTGGGTTTCAACACCTCATTTATAGAACTTATCTGGTCCTCTGGCGTTAAACTCACAGGGGGTTTTCTTTCAATCAGAAATCCGTCATGTGATGCTTCATTTAACTGGGTGCTGCCTTCCAGATTTCTCTGGGTGCTAACTAAGGAGTTAGAGTCTTTACTGTAAATCTTTTCACTTAACATACCGGGCTCTATAGTGGTTGTCTGTTCTGGCTCTTCAATCTGCATCGAGAAGGAAAAATGGTTCTCTTCAGAGTGTGTGCCTGGATGGCTTATATTAGCAAAAGTTCCTCTATGGTCCTCATGTTTTGCCAAGTTATCTTGAATgtctaaagtgatttttaaatcattttttttaaacattatttccgTGGCTTCAGTAAAAGAATTGGGCATTAAAGAACTAGAGCAGTCTGTATGGATACTGCCTTCAGTGCAGTAGCGATCGTGGATATTTTCTTTGGGGAAGTCAACAGCATCTTTTTTTCCAGAATAGTGACCACTAGCATCCTCTTCTGCTTGCCTGGCATTAACAAGAAACAGTTCCTCTCTTTCACTCCTGGGGTTCAAAGactgttcattttcttctctagaaGCCAAGGTCTTGCTTTGATCGTCCCCATCAAAACAGGAACTGTCCGTCTTTTTAGCAGATCCCTTTGGCAAGCTATCACCATCAAAACCACACTTTTCTGAGGATGTTGTTCTGGATTCTGGACCAGACAAACATGATGTGAAATGTGAAACTTCAGAATTTTCTTCTAAGGGCTCTACAATAACCACCTTTCTCATGGCTTTGGGACTACCATGTGCAGAACTGTGTCTCTCACTATGGTGGCCAGGAACCTGTTGGCGATTGTCAGCTGCTTCACAGACAAGGTTTAATGTATACAACTCTTCCTTTCCATTGTCCACTTTGGAAATGGCACTCTTCCCTGGTAACAATGACAACCAAGGAGGACAGGTTTTTAGTTCTTCACATCCTTTTTCTTTAGTTGCTTCTATTAATCCAGGGTCCACAGAGTTTAAAGGCTCTAGGGAAACTAACGTGCTAGTCTCTGAAACCTCACCACTGGTCATGATTTTGTCTATTTCTGGGTATCCGCTGCACCCAGCCGAGAGACCTTTACTTACATGGCCATTCTCGTGTCCTTCATTATTATCTGTCTTAGTCCCACTGACCTTCATACCTTGTACTTCCTCAGTAGATTTTAGCAGAGTTTCAGCTGTAATTTGTACATTTCCTTCTgcacaagagaaagaaatccaaatcgaTATGTAATCATTAAAACAAACCATTTGCTATATCATCATACATTTAATCATGCACCAAACGGCAGTAACAAAAAAGACCCAACTCACAAAGAGAATTGCAAAGTTAGTGTTACAATACCATTGGCTTTGTTCTTCTCTGCAAAATATGACAGAGGGCCAAAAGAGTACCTGGAAGAAACAGGTTATTTTGAACAAATGCCTTTCTTTAAATGTTACTTACTTAAATGCACTTACCTAGCTGGACAAATGAATATAATGGGGAGACATATGTCTAATTCAAATCTTAGGAAGCTTCCATCCTAAAGCATTAATAAAGTAGACTCACAATAAAATAGCTTATATTACTAAATGACCATCCTCTTAATACTTGAATAAACAATAGATAAAATTATCTCTTTGACAAAGAACAGTTATACATAAAACCTATGTAAAAGAGATTAATCTTTAAGTTAAATATTAGTCTTGAACCCAACTACCTGCAATACTTGCCTCCCTACAGGACTGGTCATTAGTTGGTAATTATTGAAGGTGAGTGATAGGTACACAGAGGTTTAATACATTCTCCTTTCCACTGCTGAATAAATGTGAAATTTTCCgttatgaaacattaaaaaacaaacaaaaaacctttctaAGCAGAATATAAACACAATTCATAAAGGACTTCACTGCACAGTTTCTCTGAAATTCTAGGCACACGATGTAATATAAAGAAGTTCCCCAAACGTGCTAATCTACAAAAGACTTTTCATCCTTCTCTCTTTACAGAAAACAAACCCGAAGCTATTCACATTAACGTAAATGTaaatgtgtatatgcatgtacgtatgcatgcatgtatgtaaCAGGATACCTGCATTAAGCAGataaagcaaaatgcaaatcCATCTACAGATCTAATTCCcactagaacataagctccacGAGAGGAAGGATCATGTTTGTTTTAGTCTCTCCACTTCCCTACTGTCTAGCATAATACCTGGTATGTaatagcactcaataaatatttgtggagttaATAAATGACTACAGTTGGGTGACATCAGCAAACGCTATTAATAATGtcttcctagggcttccctggccgTTTCTTAACTAGTTCTGAGAGCAGCAATTTTGAGAGAAAGAGCAGTGACTCTGAAGGCAAGCCAGCTGGGCTCTGTGATGTCACCCACCTCTCTAAGTCTCCTTTGTAAAAAGAGGGTTAAGTATACTTACCTCAGTGTTACTCTGGGGATTAAATTAAATGATACA includes these proteins:
- the PRR14L gene encoding protein PRR14L isoform X1, coding for MLSSGVETQPVPLDSSMSAEVQELYSELPVSVSKELHADPEPSAIPDVKPGASSSRISQSRAVPLELQRTPVESCHEETPETLDHGGEPGRCGLVDPTAEGSVASGILDREVKAKSMEQKVFRDGGDQAETVRNPCEGAKEDTRQYSTAAEEKLCPSQEDLLMQASKEHLCADLPEDGLRNKEGNVQITAETLLKSTEEVQGMKVSGTKTDNNEGHENGHVSKGLSAGCSGYPEIDKIMTSGEVSETSTLVSLEPLNSVDPGLIEATKEKGCEELKTCPPWLSLLPGKSAISKVDNGKEELYTLNLVCEAADNRQQVPGHHSERHSSAHGSPKAMRKVVIVEPLEENSEVSHFTSCLSGPESRTTSSEKCGFDGDSLPKGSAKKTDSSCFDGDDQSKTLASREENEQSLNPRSEREELFLVNARQAEEDASGHYSGKKDAVDFPKENIHDRYCTEGSIHTDCSSSLMPNSFTEATEIMFKKNDLKITLDIQDNLAKHEDHRGTFANISHPGTHSEENHFSFSMQIEEPEQTTTIEPGMLSEKIYSKDSNSLVSTQRNLEGSTQLNEASHDGFLIERKPPVSLTPEDQISSINEVLKPKKDIAPLLPALEFDDRPESEIAVQNSQDDGPHLDKQSAAWEVNELPYANELAVNKIGSECVLNQVSLNSQNHVKLPTDKEMPVAESEGSRRSQHPPSEDGADVTAGTQTVPVKTEMKDISPPGDKTCGASANNPTLNSKSESLERKTETADSGAEEGLHSRLLSNQEEAAGLPREVSAMECRSIPSRNLSSCPCVRKNVPEESACSARAALEPSETILGVENCRITKYENAFQHSDHRPQGREASVESCIHKVSCTSAESEPDGGETEGSLPGGKIRNEMTASMLNSEAPNRTIHTTCHIHPSEEGLEEKEQDTPKETVLCKHNICDCAAQELNQPANIPSPEKLLDQFPTVTFSAVKNMNQAAETPEQKADEALGCQSNPNRSNECRSEDNPECRSEDNPAKETLGSDQREVVAEPNGEVNHGLKDLPVGSGNNSSSSGGSLKKGTFERISGCEEPIDGMADMVSTGCSDKGTEGVLDIRASSTLDGGARQDGPALQETSRSVLSQRGEPIAAFMGRINQDSDSQDATSSTADSLEIKKSREEKVCRLLQDCEMEVCPDSCAPETGSVADHKPNVRVLDRINVSLNYIHLEQQAKEGSLRETQGMIEGSRVEINSEHDKGNAIGISSEELTSSGHQDENSVPPGSLTSTEIIPLHPFSQEKSETVMNSEETDLKNLFKPKDGEMPCENVKDCMVLPEMKGRAPRDKSNPSEESSTALIAESLPLTMETETEVKREETAEHQRGPRGQFPAVEEFEEMTVREGVHGDNMSRVSQTHLNPPRMPRDAEDQQSQKVLDYNEEEQMHQKEAHSALERCTSSNMLSDEAQSKSQSKDCKAEPTVVKEITLAKPATGNTAAGFQKLKDPKEESLCRPSKKDIESCAGPYLRDAPRKAQDPNSTGRDELHGAFGNTSHQKGVLPLKKQPHRMCKKVSFQELVNTGRKISKIRNSAFLKSSSETIPTNAHRFLSSHAVSAPTQLEPETAPARSLVSHVPKQKATPSQPLHSLNVQKPTKESALFSKLSILASRLAPATKTQKLRYRRCSSDLLPVAKSYKRLRYKRLLDGFSYSTTQLNPWLARSDWDRRPNSKPLMLYSLESIKMSFIDSSNKMPSLLFGSEIFPISFHVKSGSECGTESPRTFPEHCAPARLALGEARRCPSSPPKWTFSFFLAHNCPGVATFREDPGLYCQGDTQPPLQPPVPLQDHGATAIVQTRAGCSVLGLHTLLALCSPGCYRIWTKKRSCSSHMPTMQRLFLTQFTQGLKGLRSPTSIADKVFCSLPYSVGRVLSIWSQHGPSACPFEISALDSSHGKRQPPLGTMSSHAALPSVPLPGLEAAYSTSGSHVRLEPPFPALVPKSRLVTDSAVSKLLLSASEFPVPGFDELDGVTAPCPRPQSSPPEQKETEPEKRPKKVSQIRIRKTIPKPDPNLTPMGLPRPKRLKKKEFSLEEIYTNKNYKSPPANRCLETIFEEPKERNGTLISISQQKRKRVLEFQDFTVPRKRRARGKVKVAGSFTRAQKAALQSQELDALLIQKLMELETFFAKEEEEQERSSGC
- the PRR14L gene encoding protein PRR14L isoform X4 codes for the protein MQASKEHLCADLPEDGLRNKEGNVQITAETLLKSTEEVQGMKVSGTKTDNNEGHENGHVSKGLSAGCSGYPEIDKIMTSGEVSETSTLVSLEPLNSVDPGLIEATKEKGCEELKTCPPWLSLLPGKSAISKVDNGKEELYTLNLVCEAADNRQQVPGHHSERHSSAHGSPKAMRKVVIVEPLEENSEVSHFTSCLSGPESRTTSSEKCGFDGDSLPKGSAKKTDSSCFDGDDQSKTLASREENEQSLNPRSEREELFLVNARQAEEDASGHYSGKKDAVDFPKENIHDRYCTEGSIHTDCSSSLMPNSFTEATEIMFKKNDLKITLDIQDNLAKHEDHRGTFANISHPGTHSEENHFSFSMQIEEPEQTTTIEPGMLSEKIYSKDSNSLVSTQRNLEGSTQLNEASHDGFLIERKPPVSLTPEDQISSINEVLKPKKDIAPLLPALEFDDRPESEIAVQNSQDDGPHLDKQSAAWEVNELPYANELAVNKIGSECVLNQVSLNSQNHVKLPTDKEMPVAESEGSRRSQHPPSEDGADVTAGTQTVPVKTEMKDISPPGDKTCGASANNPTLNSKSESLERKTETADSGAEEGLHSRLLSNQEEAAGLPREVSAMECRSIPSRNLSSCPCVRKNVPEESACSARAALEPSETILGVENCRITKYENAFQHSDHRPQGREASVESCIHKVSCTSAESEPDGGETEGSLPGGKIRNEMTASMLNSEAPNRTIHTTCHIHPSEEGLEEKEQDTPKETVLCKHNICDCAAQELNQPANIPSPEKLLDQFPTVTFSAVKNMNQAAETPEQKADEALGCQSNPNRSNECRSEDNPECRSEDNPAKETLGSDQREVVAEPNGEVNHGLKDLPVGSGNNSSSSGGSLKKGTFERISGCEEPIDGMADMVSTGCSDKGTEGVLDIRASSTLDGGARQDGPALQETSRSVLSQRGEPIAAFMGRINQDSDSQDATSSTADSLEIKKSREEKVCRLLQDCEMEVCPDSCAPETGSVADHKPNVRVLDRINVSLNYIHLEQQAKEGSLRETQGMIEGSRVEINSEHDKGNAIGISSEELTSSGHQDENSVPPGSLTSTEIIPLHPFSQEKSETVMNSEETDLKNLFKPKDGEMPCENVKDCMVLPEMKGRAPRDKSNPSEESSTALIAESLPLTMETETEVKREETAEHQRGPRGQFPAVEEFEEMTVREGVHGDNMSRVSQTHLNPPRMPRDAEDQQSQKVLDYNEEEQMHQKEAHSALERCTSSNMLSDEAQSKSQSKDCKAEPTVVKEITLAKPATGNTAAGFQKLKDPKEESLCRPSKKDIESCAGPYLRDAPRKAQDPNSTGRDELHGAFGNTSHQKGVLPLKKQPHRMCKKVSFQELVNTGRKISKIRNSAFLKSSSETIPTNAHRFLSSHAVSAPTQLEPETAPARSLVSHVPKQKATPSQPLHSLNVQKPTKESALFSKLSILASRLAPATKTQKLRYRRCSSDLLPVAKSYKRLRYKRLLDGFSYSTTQLNPWLARSDWDRRPNSKPLMLYSLESIKMSFIDSSNKMPSLLFGSEIFPISFHVKSGSECGTESPRTFPEHCAPARLALGEARRCPSSPPKWTFSFFLAHNCPGVATFREDPGLYCQGDTQPPLQPPVPLQDHGATAIVQTRAGCSVLGLHTLLALCSPGCYRIWTKKRSCSSHMPTMQRLFLTQFTQGLKGLRSPTSIADKVFCSLPYSVGRVLSIWSQHGPSACPFEISALDSSHGKRQPPLGTMSSHAALPSVPLPGLEAAYSTSGSHVRLEPPFPALVPKSRLVTDSAVSKLLLSASEFPVPGFDELDGVTAPCPRPQSSPPEQKETEPEKRPKKVSQIRIRKTIPKPDPNLTPMGLPRPKRLKKKEFSLEEIYTNKNYKSPPANRCLETIFEEPKERNGTLISISQQKRKRVLEFQDFTVPRKRRARGKVKVAGSFTRAQKAALQSQELDALLIQKLMELETFFAKEEEEQERSSGC
- the PRR14L gene encoding protein PRR14L isoform X3 — translated: MLSSGVETQPVPLDSSMSAEVQELYSELPVSVSKELHADPEPSAIPDVKPGASSSRISQSRAVPLELQRTPVESCHEETPETLDHGGEPGRCGLVDPTAEGSVASGILDREVKAKSMEQKVFRDGGDQAETVRNPCEGAKEDTRQYSTAAEEKLCPSQEDLLMQASKEHLCADLPEDGLRNKEGNVQITAETLLKSTEEVQGMKVSGTKTDNNEGHENGHVSKGLSAGCSGYPEIDKIMTSGEVSETSTLVSLEPLNSVDPGLIEATKEKGCEELKTCPPWLSLLPGKSAISKVDNGKEELYTLNLVCEAADNRQQVPGHHSERHSSAHGSPKAMRKVVIVEPLEENSEVSHFTSCLSGPESRTTSSEKCGFDGDSLPKGSAKKTDSSCFDGDDQSKTLASREENEQSLNPRSEREELFLVNARQAEEDASGHYSGKKDAVDFPKENIHDRYCTEGSIHTDCSSSLMPNSFTEATEIMFKKNDLKITLDIQDNLAKHEDHRGTFANISHPGTHSEENHFSFSMQIEEPEQTTTIEPGMLSEKIYSKDSNSLVSTQRNLEGSTQLNEASHDGFLIERKPPVSLTPEDQISSINEVLKPKKDIAPLLPALEFDDRPESEIAVQNSQDDGPHLDKQSAAWEVNELPYANELAVNKIGSECVLNQVSLNSQNHVKLPTDKEMPVAESEGSRRSQHPPSEDGADVTAGTQTVPVKTEMKDISPPGDKTCGASANNPTLNSKSESLERKTETADSGAEEGLHSRLLSNQEEAAGLPREVSAMECRSIPSRNLSSCPCVRKNVPEESACSARAALEPSETILGVENCRITKYENAFQHSDHRPQGREASVESCIHKVSCTSAESEPDGGETEGSLPGGKIRNEMTASMLNSEAPNRTIHTTCHIHPSEEGLEEKEQDTPKETVLCKHNICDCAAQELNQPANIPSPEKLLDQFPTVTFSAVKNMNQAAETPEQKADEALGCQSNPNRSNECRSEDNPECRSEDNPAKETLGSDQREVVAEPNGEVNHGLKDLPVGSGNNSSSSGGSLKKGTFERISGCEEPIDGMADMVSTGCSDKGTEGVLDIRASSTLDGGARQDGPALQETSRSVLSQRGEPIAAFMGRINQDSDSQDATSSTADSLEIKKSREEKVCRLLQDCEMEVCPDSCAPETGSVADHKPNVRVLDRINVSLNYIHLEQQAKEGSLRETQGMIEGSRVEINSEHDKGNAIGISSEELTSSGHQDENSVPPGSLTSTEIIPLHPFSQEKSETVMNSEETDLKNLFKPKDGEMPCENVKDCMVLPEMKGRAPRDKSNPSEESSTALIAESLPLTMETETEVKREETAEHQRGPRGQFPAVEEFEEMTVREGVHGDNMSRVSQTHLNPPRMPRDAEDQQSQKVLDYNEEEQMHQKEAHSALERCTSSNMLSDEAQSKSQSKDCKAEPTVVKEITLAKPATGNTAAGFQKLKDPKEESLCRPSKKDIESCAGPYLRDAPRKAQDPNSTGRDELHGAFGNTSHQKGVLPLKKQPHRMCKKVSFQELVNTGRKISKIRNSAFLKSSSETIPTNAHRFLSSHAVSAPTQLEPETAPARSLVSHVPKQKATPSQPLHSLNVQKPTKESALFSKLSILASRLAPATKTQKLRYRRCSSDLLPVAKSYKRLRYKRLLDGFSYSTTQLNPWLARSDWDRRPNSKPLMLYSLESIKMSFIDSSNKMPSLLFGSEIFPISFHVKSGSECGTESPRTFPEHCAPARLALGEARRCPSSPPKWTFSFFLAHNCPGVATFREDPGLYCQGDTQPPLQPPVPLQDHGATAIVQTRAGCSVLGLHTLLALCSPGCYRIWTKKRSCSSHMPTMQRLFLTQFTQGLKGLRSPTSIADKVFCSLPYSVGRVLSIWSQHGPSACPFEISALDSSHGKRQPPLGTMSSHAALPSVPLPGLEAAYSTSGSHVRLEPPFPALVPKSRLVTDSAVSKLLLSASEFPVPGFDELDGVTAPCPRPQSSPPEQKETEPEKRPKKVSQIRIRKTIPKPDPNLTPMGLPRPKRNLSKRIHRYCGQRFVCRDI